The Primulina tabacum isolate GXHZ01 chromosome 7, ASM2559414v2, whole genome shotgun sequence genome includes a window with the following:
- the LOC142551208 gene encoding LOW QUALITY PROTEIN: protein transport protein SEC23 E-like (The sequence of the model RefSeq protein was modified relative to this genomic sequence to represent the inferred CDS: deleted 1 base in 1 codon): MAAPEYAQSDPEGIEGVRMTWLNWPRSKVEASKCVVPIAATIQPIRPHVDLQAVPYPPLRCKTCTAVLNPFCRVDFTAMIWICPFCFQRNHFPQQYSSISQTNMPAELYPNFPTIEYLIPNYQNLPNFNPSPIYLFVLDTCMLEEELDFAKSALKRAIGVLPDNALVGFVSFGTQVQVHELGFSEMSKIYVFRGSKELTKDQVLEQLGLGAPGGRPIRPMGGGGPSPMAGATPNAGINRFLLPASECEYSFDSLLDELGTDQWPVAPGNRASRCTGAALSVAAGLLGACTTGIGGRIIAFVGGPCTEGPGAIGSKDLSDPVRSHKDLDKDAAPFFKKSVQFYEQLGKQLVNQGHVLDVFASALDQVGIAEMKVAIENSGGLVVLAESFGHSVFKNSFKRVFEDGEQSLGLSFNGTLEINCSKDIKIQGIIGPCSSLEKKGPSVANTVIGEGNTTAWKLCGLDRNTCLTVFFDVSSSEKSDSSGTNPQLFIQFLTSYQSPDGQMRLRVTTVTRRWVDSTVGNEDLVQGFDQEVAAVVTARLASYKMEMEDGFDATRWIDRSLIRLCSKFGDYRKDDPSSFTLNPGFSLFPQFMFNLRRSQFVQVFNNSPDETAYFRILLNRETVSNAAVMIQPSLISYSFNSLPAPVLLDVQSIGADRILLLDAYFSVVIFHGMTIAQWRNMGYQNQPEHEAFAHLLQAPHDDAQLIIRDRFPAPRLVVCDQHGSQARFLLAKLNPSATYSNANEMMAPGSDIIFTDDVSLEVFLDHLQKLAVQGS, translated from the exons ATGGCGGCGCCGGAATATGCTCAAAGCGATCCCGAAGGTATTGAAGGAGTTCGTATGACATGGCTCAACTGGCCGCGGTCCAAAGTCGAAGCTTCAAAATGCGTGGTTCCTATTGCCGCAACGATCCAGCCAATCAGACCTCACGTCGATCTGCAGGCGGTCCCGTATCCTCCTCTCCGATGCAAGACTTGCACCGCCGTGTTGAACCCGTTCTGCCGCGTTGATTTCACTGCCATGATTTGGATCTGCCCCTTTTGCTTCCAGAGGAATCATTTCCCGCAGCAATATTCGTCGATATCGCAGACGAACATGCCTGCCGAATTGTACCCTAATTTCCCAACAATCGAGTACTTAATCCCCAACTACCAGAATTTACCGAATTTCAACCCTTCCCCTATTTATTTGTTTGTTTTGGATACGTGCATGCTGGAGGAGGAGCTGGATTTTGCGAAATCCGCGCTGAAACGAGCGATCGGGGTTCTTCCGGATAACGCGTTGGTTGGGTTTGTGTCGTTTGGTACACAGGTTCAGGTGCATGAATTGGGGTTTTCGGAGATGTCCAAGATTTATGTATTTAGAGGGTCCAAGGAGTTGACAAAAGATCAGGTCTTGGAGCAGTTGGGACTCGGGGCTCCTGGTGGAAGACCTATCAGACCAATGGGTGGTGGTGGTCCGAGCCCTATGGCGGGAGCGACTCCCAATGCTGGCATCAATCGTTTTTTATTGCCCGCTTCTGAGTGTGAATACTCATTTGATTCG TTGCTGGATGAGTTGGGAACAGACCAATGGCCTGTGGCACCAGGAAACAGGGCATCGAGGTGTACAGGAGCTGCATTGAGTGTTGCGGCTGGATTACTAGGTGCATGCACTACAGGTATCGGTGGCCGAATTATCGCATTTGTAGGAGGTCCATGTACTGAAGGCCCAGGAGCG ATCGGATCTAAAGATTTGTCTGATCCAGTTCGTTCCCACAAGGATCTTGATAAGGATGCAGCACCTTTTTTTAAGAAATCTGTCCAATTCTACGAGCAACTTGGAAAACAGCTGGTCAATCAGGGGCATGTATTGGATGTATTTGCCTCTGCCCTTGATCAG GTTGGAATTGCTGAGATGAAGGTTGCCATTGAAAATAGTGGTGGGCTCGTTGTGCTAGCTGAAAGTTTTGGCCACTCTGTTTTCAAGAATTCATTCAAACGTGTTTTTGAAGATGGAGAACAGAGTCTTGGTCTCTCATTCAA TGGCACACTTGAGATTAACTGTTCAAAGGATATAAAAATCCAAGGGATCATTGGGCCATGCTCATCACTAGAGAAG AAAGGACCTTCAGTTGCCAACACAGTTATCGGCGAGGGGAATACTACAGCTTGGAAATTGTGTGGACTTGACAGAAATACTTGCTTAACTGTTTTCTTTGATGTTTCTTCTAGCGAAAAGTCTGATTCTTCAGGAACAAATCCTCAATTATTCATCCAGTTCCTTACGAG TTATCAGAGCCCTGATGGCCAGATGAGGCTAAGAGTCACTACTGTTACTAGACGATGGGTAGATAGTACAGTGGGCAATGAG GACTTGGTGCAAGGTTTTGATCAAGAAGTTGCTGCTGTGGTAACTGCTAGATTAGCTTCTTATAAAATGGAAATGGAG GATGGATTTGATGCCACAAGATGGATAGATCGGAGTCTAATTCGCCTATGTTCCAAATTTGGTGATTATCGTAAAGATGATCCATCCTCATTCACCTTGAATCCTGGGTTTTCTTTGTTTCCTCAGTTTATGTTTAATCTGCGAAGATCACAATTTGTACAG GTGTTCAATAATAGTCCGGATGAGACTGCTTATTTCCGCATTTTGTTGAATCGAGAAACTGTGAGCAATGCTGCAGTGATGATTCAACCATCCTTGATATCTTATTCCTTCAATTCGCTCCCTGCACCAGTTTTGCTGGATGTACAATCAATTGGAGCTGATCGTATTCTCTTGCTGGATGCATATTTTAGTGTAGTTATTTTTCATGGAATGACAATAGCTCAATGGAGAAACATGGGATACCAGAATCAGCCAGAGCACGAg GCTTTTGCACACTTATTGCAAGCTCCACATGATGATGCTCAGTTGATAATT CGCGATCGATTTCCTGCACCAAGGCTTGTAGTTTGTGATCAGCATGGCTCGCAG GCAAGATTCCTGTTGGCTAAGTTGAATCCATCTGCCACCTATAGTAATGCAAATGAGATGATGGCGCCTGGATCTGACATCATCTTCACCGATGATGTTAGCCTTGAAGTGTTCCTTGATCATCTTCAGAAGCTAGCTGTCCAAGGTTCTTAA